TTCTTGCTACTTCATCAACCAGTGCTGCTGTACAATCTCAAGTAACAGAAGCAGATGCTCTTCTGAGATGGAAGGCTTCTCTTGATAATCATAGCCAATcttttctgtcttcttggagtCCTACTGCTGGCAGACCTTGCAATTGGTTTGGTATACACTGCAATGAGGCAGGAAACGTCTCAAATATAAGCCTTACAGATTCTGGTTTGAAAGGTACGCTTCAGAGTTTCAGCTTTCCATCATTTCCCAATCTTGTCAAGCTTAACCTTAGTAATAACTCTTTCCATGGGAACATTCCTTCCCATATTGGCAATCTATCCAAGCTCAACGTCCTTGATTTTTCCGTCAATGGATTCTCTGGTTCCATCCCCCAAGAAATTGGGATGTTGAATTCTCTCATTTATATTGATTTATCAAACAATTTTCTCGCTGGTACAATACCAGCTTCTATAGGGAATTTGACAACATTGCCAATTCTCTACATTCATATGAACCAACTCTCAGGCACCATACCTCAGCAACTTGGAATGTTGAAATTTGCCACTGCGATTGATTTTTCAGTAAATAATCTCACTGGTAGAATCCCAACTTCCATAGGAAATTTGACAAATCTATGGGTCCTTTCTCTTTATGGCAACAAACTTTCTGGTTCCATACCTGAAGAAATCGGCATGCTCAGTTCACTTACAGAACTTGCTTTGTCACAAAATAATCTCACTGGTCCAATTCCAGCTTCCATTGGAAACTTAACAGAATTATCTTATCTTTATGTTACTAATAACCGACTTTCCAATTCCTTACCTAGAGAAATTGGCAAGTTGACAAAGCTCACAAGACTCTTTCTTGAAATGAATGAACTTTCTGGAACTCTCCCTTCAGAGATGAACAACTTCACTCTTCTGGAAGTTTTCATAATATATTCTAATAGATTCACTGGCCAGTTACCGCAAGACATTTGCATTGGTGGAGGTCTCAAGTCTTTTGCTATTAATGGAAATGATTTCACGGGTCCCATCCCAAGAAGCATGAGAAATTGTAGCAGGTTAATGAGGCTCCATCTTGAGGCAAACCAACTCACTGGAAATATATCTGAAGATTTTGGCACGTACCCAGAGTTGAACTTCATGGATTTGAGTGATAACAGATTCTACGGTGAGCTTTCGTGGAAATGGGAAGGTTTCAGCAATTTGTCAACGCTGAAAATCTCGAATAATAATATTTCTGGGATAATACCAGCTGACATTGGAATGGCAGCTCAATTGCATTTGCTTGATCTCTCATCAAATCACCTTGCAGGGATGATTCCAAAGGAATTGGGGAAGTTAAGCTTGTTCCAACTTTCCCTCGATGATAACGAACTTTCAGGTGGCATTCCTGAAGAAATTGGATTGTTATCTGACCTTGAGCGTGTTAACTTGGCAGCTAACAATCTAAGTGGACCAATTCCCAAAAAACTTGGAGATTGCTCAAAGCTATTGTTCTTGAATCTCAGCAAGAACCAACTCTCAGAGAGTATTCCTGTAGAGCTTGGAAATTTAGGCTCTCTTGAAAGCCTTGATCTTAGTCAAAATTTGTTAGCAGCAGAGATACCACCACAACTCGGAAAGTTGCAAAGGATGGAGCTATTGAACCTCTCTTACAATTTGTTGTCAGGTTCCATTCCAACTACTTTTGATTATTTATCAAGCCTGACTGTGGTTAATATATCCCATAATGAGTTAGAGGGACCAATTCCCCACAATAAAGCCTTTCAGGAGGCTTCATTTGAAGCATTTCAAAACAACAGACACCTGTGTGGCAATAACACTGGACTAGAGGCATGTGTCTCAGTTGCAATCAACAAATCTATCAGAAAAAAGGACAGTAAACTGGTTCTTGTTATTATCATTCCCCTCATTTGCAGTCTGTTTCTACTTGGTGTCTTGGTTGGGGGTTTCTTGGTTCTGCGCAAAAGAATTAGAAGCAGAGAAACTAACTCAGGGGAAGGGGAGCCAAGTGGTGAAGATATTTATGCAATATGGGGTCGTGATAAGGATATGCAATATGAAAACATTGTTAAGGCTACAGAGGATTTCAACTCCAAGTATTGCATTGGGGAAGGAGGATATGGAATTGTCTACAAAGCTGTCCTGCCAACAGGTCGAGCGGTTGCTGTAAAGAAGCTTCACCAGTCACAAAATGGAGAGATAACTGATTTCAAAGCGTTTAAAAGTGAGATTTGTGTGTTGATGAAcattcatcatcaaaacattgttaagttgcatggtttttgtTCACATCCCAAACGCTCATTTTTGGTTTATGAATTCATAGAAAGAGGaagtttaaaaaatactttaagCAATGAAGAACAAGCAGTGGAGTTGAATTGGTTTAGGAGGCTAAATG
The genomic region above belongs to Manihot esculenta cultivar AM560-2 chromosome 3, M.esculenta_v8, whole genome shotgun sequence and contains:
- the LOC110611619 gene encoding MDIS1-interacting receptor like kinase 2 isoform X1, which gives rise to MHLLQPLPLNPHFLFSPMFPFSQFMASKLQKSLCLPPSLLFHLIPLMVFSVHVLATSSTSAAVQSQVTEADALLRWKASLDNHSQSFLSSWSPTAGRPCNWFGIHCNEAGNVSNISLTDSGLKGTLQSFSFPSFPNLVKLNLSNNSFHGNIPSHIGNLSKLNVLDFSVNGFSGSIPQEIGMLNSLIYIDLSNNFLAGTIPASIGNLTTLPILYIHMNQLSGTIPQQLGMLKFATAIDFSVNNLTGRIPTSIGNLTNLWVLSLYGNKLSGSIPEEIGMLSSLTELALSQNNLTGPIPASIGNLTELSYLYVTNNRLSNSLPREIGKLTKLTRLFLEMNELSGTLPSEMNNFTLLEVFIIYSNRFTGQLPQDICIGGGLKSFAINGNDFTGPIPRSMRNCSRLMRLHLEANQLTGNISEDFGTYPELNFMDLSDNRFYGELSWKWEGFSNLSTLKISNNNISGIIPADIGMAAQLHLLDLSSNHLAGMIPKELGKLSLFQLSLDDNELSGGIPEEIGLLSDLERVNLAANNLSGPIPKKLGDCSKLLFLNLSKNQLSESIPVELGNLGSLESLDLSQNLLAAEIPPQLGKLQRMELLNLSYNLLSGSIPTTFDYLSSLTVVNISHNELEGPIPHNKAFQEASFEAFQNNRHLCGNNTGLEACVSVAINKSIRKKDSKLVLVIIIPLICSLFLLGVLVGGFLVLRKRIRSRETNSGEGEPSGEDIYAIWGRDKDMQYENIVKATEDFNSKYCIGEGGYGIVYKAVLPTGRAVAVKKLHQSQNGEITDFKAFKSEICVLMNIHHQNIVKLHGFCSHPKRSFLVYEFIERGSLKNTLSNEEQAVELNWFRRLNVVKGIANALSYMHHDCSPSIIHRDISSNNVLLDSEFEAHVSDFGTARILMPDSSNWTSFAVTFGYSAPELAYTMMVNEKCDVYSFGVVTIEILMGRHPGDFISSLSSSFSIPSSSLMDENTPLKDVIDQRLPTPQNKSAEGIIHIARIAHACLNGNPQSRPTMKQVSSHLMDKWHPLAKPFSEVKLGEIYSFKEDSVVKP
- the LOC110611619 gene encoding MDIS1-interacting receptor like kinase 2 isoform X2, which gives rise to MHLLQPLPLNPHFLFSPMFPFSQFMASKLQKSLCLPPSLLFHLIPLMVFSVHVLATSSTSAAVQSQVTEADALLRWKASLDNHSQSFLSSWSPTAGRPCNWFGIHCNEAGNVSNISLTDSGLKGTLQSFSFPSFPNLVKLNLSNNSFHGNIPSHIGNLSKLNVLDFSVNGFSGSIPQEIGMLNSLIYIDLSNNFLAGTIPASIGNLTTLPILYIHMNQLSGTIPQQLGMLKFATAIDFSVNNLTGRIPTSIGNLTNLWVLSLYGNKLSGSIPEEIGMLSSLTELALSQNNLTGPIPASIGNLTELSYLYVTNNRLSNSLPREIGKLTKLTRLFLEMNELSGTLPSEMNNFTLLEVFIIYSNRFTGQLPQDICIGGGLKSFAINGNDFTGPIPRSMRNCSRLMRLHLEANQLTGNISEDFGTYPELNFMDLSDNRFYGELSWKWEGFSNLSTLKISNNNISGIIPADIGMAAQLHLLDLSSNHLAGMIPKELGKLSLFQLSLDDNELSGGIPEEIGLLSDLERVNLAANNLSGPIPKKLGDCSKLLFLNLSKNQLSESIPVELGNLGSLESLDLSQNLLAAEIPPQLGKLQRMELLNLSYNLLSGSIPTTFDYLSSLTVVNISHNELEGPIPHNKAFQEASFEAFQNNRHLCGNNTGLEACVSVAINKSIRKKDSKLVLVIIIPLICSLFLLGVLVGGFLVLRKRIRSRETNSGEGEPSGEDIYAIWGRDKDMQYENIVKATEDFNSKYCIGEGGYGIVYKAVLPTGRAVAVKKLHQSQNGEITDFKAFKKRGSLKNTLSNEEQAVELNWFRRLNVVKGIANALSYMHHDCSPSIIHRDISSNNVLLDSEFEAHVSDFGTARILMPDSSNWTSFAVTFGYSAPELAYTMMVNEKCDVYSFGVVTIEILMGRHPGDFISSLSSSFSIPSSSLMDENTPLKDVIDQRLPTPQNKSAEGIIHIARIAHACLNGNPQSRPTMKQVSSHLMDKWHPLAKPFSEVKLGEIYSFKEDSVVKP